The genomic interval tttaatttctaaaaagaGTTCCATTTATAGTTAATAAGTGAGACACGTCCCTTGGCAGTGAAAAGACAATaattctttttatgtttttttttaaaacataaaaaaaatgaattgatgaagaaaatgaattcATAAATGCAAAACGGATCTTGCCTGCTGTGAATAATACTCCCACCCATTTTAAAACTAATAATCCCCTTCATGAAACAGTCGTCTTAATCAGATAATCAGAACCAAAAgctaattaaagaaaaagaaaaaaaaaacaaaattaaattcctaaagaggaaaaaaaaaagaaaaagaaaattaacaaGAAGGGCCAatgttaatattattattattattcctaCCATCATCTGCAGAAGGAGTAGGTTCAGGCTTGTGAGATTGATGTAGTGAATGATGAGTCTGTTGTGATTGATCAATCTGTTGTTGAGATTGTTGCGGCTGTAGAAATAACTGTACTTGAAGCGGATGAGAATGCGAATGTGAAGAATGTTCGGGTTGGGTTTGGATTTGGTAGGAAGTGTTATCAACAAAAGTCCCTAATGTTAAATTAGAGCCTGAAGAATTCATTTGATTATTAAATCCACCAGCACCAGCAGCACCAGCATCAAACCCATTGAACCTCAAAAGCTCATGTTGCTGTTGCTGTTGCTGTTGCTGCTGTCTCTGTTGTTGTTGGTTTTGCTTATGCTCATAAGCTCTAAACATTTCTTGTTGCTCTCTGGCAGCGACCGCGGCTGCCAATTGCTGCGCCTCGAACAATTGTTGCTGTTGTTGGTGTTGGTGTTGTTGTTGCATTTGGTGATGATGAGCGGAGTCGCGGATGAGAATTTGCTGTTGGGAGGAGCCAGGAGCGGTTGCAGCGGCGATGGCGGGAGGGGGGATGGTTAGCATAGGGGACATGTTGTAAGGGGTGGGATTGGGAGTAGGAGGTTGAGGTTGGAGAATAGGGAGCATGGCTTGTGGGCCAATGTAAGAAGCGAGTTCCTTTTTAGCATTGTAAAGGTCGTTTTGCATTTGTTTGAGTTTATGTTGAAGGACAGAGATTAAGCCAACGCAACCGTAGACTGGGTCACGTAAACGGAATTCGGCTTCGTAGGCTAAGGAATTAACCGCGTCTTCACGTTGTGTTGCGTTGAGTTCG from Benincasa hispida cultivar B227 chromosome 10, ASM972705v1, whole genome shotgun sequence carries:
- the LOC120088752 gene encoding LOB domain-containing protein 36 translates to MSSSNSPCAACKFLRRKCTQECVFAPYFPPDQPQKFANVHKVFGASNVAKLLNELNATQREDAVNSLAYEAEFRLRDPVYGCVGLISVLQHKLKQMQNDLYNAKKELASYIGPQAMLPILQPQPPTPNPTPYNMSPMLTIPPPAIAAATAPGSSQQQILIRDSAHHHQMQQQHQHQQQQQLFEAQQLAAAVAAREQQEMFRAYEHKQNQQQQRQQQQQQQQQHELLRFNGFDAGAAGAGGFNNQMNSSGSNLTLGTFVDNTSYQIQTQPEHSSHSHSHPLQVQLFLQPQQSQQQIDQSQQTHHSLHQSHKPEPTPSADDGRNNNNNINIGPSC